The window CGGGGTCCAGCACCGCCATCGGATCGCCGTCCGCGCCCATCTTGCAGGTGCACGAGGGGTGGTAGGCGCTTTCCACGTTGTCACGCACGAAGGCGTCGATCTGTTCGTCGGTCACGACATCGGCGCCCGGCTGCATCTCGCGCCCGGTGTAGGGGGCAAGGGCTTCCTGCGCGAAGATCTCGCGGGTGAGGCGCACGCAGGCGCGCATCTCTTCCCAGTCCTCGGCCTGGCTCATGTAGTTGAAGCGGATTTCGGGCGTGTCGAGCGGCCCTGCCGAGCGCAGGCGCACCGTGCCCCGGCTCTTCGAGCGCATCGGGCCAACGTGGGCCTGGTAGCCGTGGCGGTCGGCCATCGAGGAACCGTCGTAGGACACCGCGAGCGGCAGGAAGTGGTACTGGATGTCCGGGTACTCGATCCCGGCGCGCGAGCGGATGAAGCCGCAGCTCTCGAAGTGGTTGGTCGCGCCAAGCCCTTCCTTGAGCGCAAGCCACTGCGCGCCGATGCGCGCTTTGGCAATCGGGCCCATGGCCGAGAACAGCGTGATCGGCTGGGTGCATTCCATCTGAAAGTAGAATTCCAGGTGATCCTGCAGGTTCTCACCCACGCCGGGCAGGTCCTGGACGACCTTGATGCCAAGGTTCTTCAATTGCTCGGCCGCGCCAATGCCCGAGCGCTGGAGCAGCGTGGGCGAATTGATCGGGCCGCTCGCCACGATGACCTCGCGTGCGGCGCGCACTTCGCGCACCTCGCCGCCCTGCACATAGCGCACGCCGACCGCGCGCGTGCCCTCGAAGATGAGCTTGTCGGCGAGCGCGTGGGTCTCGACCGTCAGATTGCGGCGCTTCATGGCGGGCTTGAGGTAGGCGTTGGCCGCGCTCCAGCGGCGGCCCTTGTGGACGGTCATGTCCATCCGGCCAAAGCCTTCCTGCTGCGCGCCGTTGTAGTCCGCCGTGAAGGGGTAGCCGGCCTGCTGCGCGGCTTCCGCAAACTTGGAGTAGAGCGGGTTCCTGAGCGTCCCGTACTTCGTGTTGAGCGGGCCGTTGCCGCCCCGGTAGGCATCGCCGCCTTCCTGGCGCGTTTCGGCGCGCTGGAAGTAGGGAAGGACGTGGGCGTAGTCCCACCCTTGTGCGCCCAGGTTGTGCCAGCACTCGAAGTCCATCGGGTTGCCGCGCACGTAGACCATGCCGTTGATCGAGGACGAGCCGCCCAGCACCTTGCCGCGCGGGGTGTGCATGCGCCGCCCGCCCAGGTGCTCCTCGGGCTCCGAATAATAGCGCCAGTCGTACTTCTTCATGTTCATCGGGTAGGACAGGGCGCTGGGCATCTGGATCAGCACCGAGCGGTCCGACCCGCCGAATTCGAGCACCAGGACGGTGGTCTTGCCGTCCGCGCTCAGCCGGTCGGCCAGCACGCAGCCGGCCGAGCCGGCGCCCACGATGACGTAGTCGAATTGCGCGTTCATGAAGGTGTCTCTGTCCGTTGGTCGTTCGGGGCTCAGTAGGGGGCGTCGACATCGCCCTTGGCGACGTAGACGCTCTTGAGCTGGGTGTAGTGCTCGATCGCGGCGAGGCCGTTCTCGCGGCCTACGCCCGAATTCTTGTAGCCTCCGAACGGCAGTTCGATGGGGGTGACGTTGTAGTCGTTGATCCAGCAGCTTCCGGCCTGAAGCGCGGCGATCACGGTGTGCGCGCGCATCAGGTCGCGGGTGAAGACGCCCGCGGCAAGGCCGAATTCGGTGTCGTTGGCGCGCGCGATCACTTCCTCTTCGGTGTCGAAGGGCAGGACCAGCATGACCGGCCCGAAGACCTCGTCGCGCACGATCGAGGCGCTGTCGTCCTCGGCTTGGAACACGGTCGGCTCGACGTAGAAGCCGCGATCGTACTCGCCGCCGGTGAGGCGCTCGCCGCCCATGAGCAGCTTGACGCCCTCGCGCCTGGCGCCCGCAATGTGGCCCAGGACCAGGTCCAGCTGGGTCGCGCTGACAAGCGGGCCCAGGTGCGTTTCGGGGTTGAACGGATCGCCGATCCTGAGCGCCTTGGTGCGCTTTTCCAGTCGGGCGAGGAAGTCCTTGAGGACCGAGCGGTGGACGAAGACGCGTGTCCCGTTCGAGCAGATCTGCCCGGTGGAATAGAAGTTCGCCATCATCGCGCCGCTCACCGCGTTGTCGAGATCGGCGTCCTCGAAGACGATCAGCGGGCTCTTGCCGCCCAGTTCCAGCGTCGTGGGCTTGAGGCCCTTGGCGGCCTCGCCCATGACGAGACGGCCGGTGGGGACAGAGCCTGTCAGCGAGACCTTGGCGATGCCCGGGTGCGCGATCAGCGAACGGCCGGTTTCGCCATAGCCTTGCGCAACCTGGAACACGCCTTCGGGAAGGCCGGCTTCGCGGAAGATGCCTTCCAGCTCCATCGCCGTCATCGGGGTCTGCTCGGCGGGCTTGAAGATGAGCGCATTGCCGCAGGCGAGTGCGGGCGCGGCCTTCCAGCAGGCGATCTGCATGGGGTAGTTCCACGCGCCGATCCCGGCGCATACGCCCAGCGGCTCGCGGCGGGTGTAGCCAAAGGCGGCGGCGCCCAGATCCAGGAACTGGCCCGCCACGGTCGAGGCGATGCCGCCGTAGTATTCCAGGCAATCCGCGCCCGAGATGATGTCGACCGCCTTGGTCTCCTGCACCGGCTTGCCGGTGTTGCGGGTCTCGATCTCGGCAAGGGCATCGTTGCGCTCGCGCAGGATGTCGCTGGTGCGGCGCAGCACGCGGCCACGCTCGGTACCGCTGAGCGCGGCCCATTCGCGCTGGCCTTCCTGCGCCTTGGCGACCATGCGGTCAATGTCCTCGGCGGTGGCGACGGGAAGGTCGGCGATGGTCTCGCCGGTCGCGGGGTTGACCGGGCGCACAGTGGCGGGAACCGAAGCGGCGGCGATCGGGTGGCGCGCGAGCGAATCCTCGACCACGAAGTTGAGCATCTCGCGCGCGGCTTCGGGGTCGACCTCGTTCCAGCTCGAGAGCGCGCCGCGCAGCCACACGCCGTCGATCATGGCGGCGATGAGGGCGGCGGTCTTGCGCGCTTCCTCGGGGGTTTCCATGGCGCGCAGCGCGTGGGTCAGGTTGGAGAGCATGCGCTTCTGGTAGGCGCGCTGCACGCGGTGGAGGCGCGGGTGCTGGAGCGCCTGCCCCCAGAAGGCGAGCCAGGCCATGCTGGTGCGCAGGTCGATCTCGGTGCGCGAGAGCGAAGCGTCGATCACCGCCTGGACGCGTGCGCGCGGGCTGTCGGCGGCGATCATGCGCAGGCGCACCGCATCGCCGTGGCGGAAGGCAAGGGCACGGAACGCGGCTTCGAGCAGGCCGTTCTTGTCCTTGAAGTAATGCGCGACAAGGCCGGGCGAGACGTCGGCGCGCTTGCCGATCTCGGCGAGCGTGGTGCCGGTGAAGCCCACTTCGGCGAGCGAATCGATTGTCATCTCGATAAGCTGGCGCGCGCGGGCATCGTGCCTTGACGGAGCTTTCGTTGTCGCCGAACCTGTTGCCATGATCTTGTCCTGAATGACCGTTCAATTGATTTTGGCGTCAGCTATACCTCTCGCCGTAGCTTTGCAAGTCTTGGCTGAAAAAGGTGGAAGGTTGCCATTGAATAAGCCTTCAATGGCGTTATAGGCACGGGGCATCACGCGAATTCAAGGAAGCCTATGCGCCGTCTGGCAACGCGACTTCTCCTGGCCCTGGGCCTCCTCTGCAGCCTCGTTCTGGGATCGAGCGCCGCCACGGCGGCCGCAGATCCCCCGGCGTGCCGGGCGGTGCGGCTGGCCGACGTCGGCTGGACAGATGTCACCGCGACGACAAGCGTGGCCTCCGAGGTCCTGCGCGAAATCGGCTACAGGCCGACCACGCGCGTGCTTTCGGTGCCGGTGACCTTCAACGGCATGGCGCGCGGCGATGTCGACATTTTCCTTGGCAACTGGATGCCCGCGCAAAAGAGCCTGATCCAGGGGCACATCGAGGCTGGTACGCTTGAACGCGTGCGCGCCAACCTCGTCGATGCGCGCTACACGCTGGCGGTCCCGGACTACCTCTACGAGGAGGGCCTGCAGAGCTTTGCCGACATCGCGCGCTTCGCCGATGAACTGGACCACAAGATCTACGGCATCGAGCCGGGCAATGACGGCAACCAGCTGGTCATCGACATGATCGGGCGCGACGCGTTCGACACCGGCGACTTCCAGGTGGTCGAGAGCAGCGAGCAGGGGATGCTCTCCGAGGTCGAACGTGCGGTGAAGGAAAAGCGCGCCATCGTCTTCCTCGGCTGGCAGCCCCACCCGATGAACGAGCGCTTCGACATGAAGTACCTGGCGGGCGGCGACGATGTCTTCGGCCCCAACTTCGGCGGCGCGACGGTGAGCACCATCGTGCGCCGGGGCTACCGTGAGGAGTGCCCCAACCTTGGCCGCTTCCTTGAAAACCTCTCCTTCGAGGTCGAGGAAGAGAACGCGCTGATGGGCCGCATCGAAGGCGGCGCCAATCCGCAGGACGCCGCGCGCGCGTGGATCGCACAGAACCCGGACCGCGTGGCGCAGTGGCTCGACGGCGTCACCACTTTCTCGGGCGAGCCTGCCGAAGCCGCCATCAAGGCCAGCAAGCAGGCTGGCCCCACAGGCTCGTGGCTCACCGCCAACAAGATCCCGGTTGGCGCCTCGATTGCCGTCGCGGTGGACTGGATCAAGGCGCACAGCGGGCTTCTCGACATCGTCTCGGGCGCGGTGAGCGCGGGCGTCGATGGCCTGACCGGCGTGCTCCACGCGGTGCCGCCGCTCCTTTTCGTGGCGCTCGCAACGGTGCTCACCTGGTTCCTGCGCAAGTCCTACGGCTTCACCGCCTTCGTGCCGCTCGCGCTCCTTTTCATCATCAACCAGGGCTACTGGGACGAGACGGTCGACACGCTCGCGCTCGTGGTCTTTGCCGCCGCGACGTCGACCGTGATCGGCGTTCCCATCGGCATCTGGGCGGGACACCGCCCCCGCGCCTACGAATACCTGCGTTCGGTGCTGGACCTGATGCAGACGCTGCCGACCTTCGTCTACCTGATCCCGACGC is drawn from Novosphingobium decolorationis and contains these coding sequences:
- the betA gene encoding choline dehydrogenase — its product is MNAQFDYVIVGAGSAGCVLADRLSADGKTTVLVLEFGGSDRSVLIQMPSALSYPMNMKKYDWRYYSEPEEHLGGRRMHTPRGKVLGGSSSINGMVYVRGNPMDFECWHNLGAQGWDYAHVLPYFQRAETRQEGGDAYRGGNGPLNTKYGTLRNPLYSKFAEAAQQAGYPFTADYNGAQQEGFGRMDMTVHKGRRWSAANAYLKPAMKRRNLTVETHALADKLIFEGTRAVGVRYVQGGEVREVRAAREVIVASGPINSPTLLQRSGIGAAEQLKNLGIKVVQDLPGVGENLQDHLEFYFQMECTQPITLFSAMGPIAKARIGAQWLALKEGLGATNHFESCGFIRSRAGIEYPDIQYHFLPLAVSYDGSSMADRHGYQAHVGPMRSKSRGTVRLRSAGPLDTPEIRFNYMSQAEDWEEMRACVRLTREIFAQEALAPYTGREMQPGADVVTDEQIDAFVRDNVESAYHPSCTCKMGADGDPMAVLDPELRVRGVQGLRVIDSSAMPAITTGNLNAPTIMLAERGADLVMGRETLAASEMPFVRSANWQTTQR
- the betB gene encoding betaine-aldehyde dehydrogenase, which translates into the protein MATGSATTKAPSRHDARARQLIEMTIDSLAEVGFTGTTLAEIGKRADVSPGLVAHYFKDKNGLLEAAFRALAFRHGDAVRLRMIAADSPRARVQAVIDASLSRTEIDLRTSMAWLAFWGQALQHPRLHRVQRAYQKRMLSNLTHALRAMETPEEARKTAALIAAMIDGVWLRGALSSWNEVDPEAAREMLNFVVEDSLARHPIAAASVPATVRPVNPATGETIADLPVATAEDIDRMVAKAQEGQREWAALSGTERGRVLRRTSDILRERNDALAEIETRNTGKPVQETKAVDIISGADCLEYYGGIASTVAGQFLDLGAAAFGYTRREPLGVCAGIGAWNYPMQIACWKAAPALACGNALIFKPAEQTPMTAMELEGIFREAGLPEGVFQVAQGYGETGRSLIAHPGIAKVSLTGSVPTGRLVMGEAAKGLKPTTLELGGKSPLIVFEDADLDNAVSGAMMANFYSTGQICSNGTRVFVHRSVLKDFLARLEKRTKALRIGDPFNPETHLGPLVSATQLDLVLGHIAGARREGVKLLMGGERLTGGEYDRGFYVEPTVFQAEDDSASIVRDEVFGPVMLVLPFDTEEEVIARANDTEFGLAAGVFTRDLMRAHTVIAALQAGSCWINDYNVTPIELPFGGYKNSGVGRENGLAAIEHYTQLKSVYVAKGDVDAPY
- the choW gene encoding choline ABC transporter permease subunit, with product MRRLATRLLLALGLLCSLVLGSSAATAAADPPACRAVRLADVGWTDVTATTSVASEVLREIGYRPTTRVLSVPVTFNGMARGDVDIFLGNWMPAQKSLIQGHIEAGTLERVRANLVDARYTLAVPDYLYEEGLQSFADIARFADELDHKIYGIEPGNDGNQLVIDMIGRDAFDTGDFQVVESSEQGMLSEVERAVKEKRAIVFLGWQPHPMNERFDMKYLAGGDDVFGPNFGGATVSTIVRRGYREECPNLGRFLENLSFEVEEENALMGRIEGGANPQDAARAWIAQNPDRVAQWLDGVTTFSGEPAEAAIKASKQAGPTGSWLTANKIPVGASIAVAVDWIKAHSGLLDIVSGAVSAGVDGLTGVLHAVPPLLFVALATVLTWFLRKSYGFTAFVPLALLFIINQGYWDETVDTLALVVFAAATSTVIGVPIGIWAGHRPRAYEYLRSVLDLMQTLPTFVYLIPTLVIFGLGVVPGLISTIIFSLPAPIRLTQLGIASVPRPLIEAGESFGATKRQLLFKIELPAAAGSILAGVTQCIMLSLSMVVIAALVGAGGLGVPVVRALNTVQVGMGFEAGFAIVLLAIILDRVTRRETKGDS